One stretch of Corallococcus exiguus DNA includes these proteins:
- a CDS encoding glycosyltransferase, with the protein MSTRTRLYLEAEPFQNAAGAINAWMEEELRALGHDVERFNRHYPNAGDSGIPVANARRVLALHSRPVADLAIYCDMGLGIRAPNRELARRTFVFFHGLHGHPATWLGNPLIDLYGALSPYMHDTIESLLLTPDWSGRRCLDPRAAANVSTIVPTLPCLESPDGEGRLPGVELPRTVQEALDRGEVLGHAIQPGKADWQAVCAILLGLRAQAREHGHPPVRLVVAAQDFAMLQHVLRFGFPFQAHALAQALQAADATLEDLLLPVPHLSQPALFRLVREARFGLSYNVTPEPFGMYVLESVLNGCPVYTNGAGNNRHALPPGHGILVHETEAMAAGAPDAYASLAARIFQDVLAPAPLREACQRGSALIRRTFTRAAFSSSFRACLSRLESDAARPDWAFEDLVVRLSPTVRRLDAASGRFRSDYRDDQLGGEEQALLPRVLGKSAGDVLRGAPPLAPLEALFDKGVLSLATPESTRPPGSTPGAWAWYPPDSAFMEPSLLRDPGPR; encoded by the coding sequence ATGAGTACGAGGACCCGGCTGTACCTGGAGGCGGAGCCGTTCCAGAACGCCGCGGGCGCCATCAACGCCTGGATGGAGGAGGAGCTGCGAGCGCTCGGCCACGACGTCGAGCGCTTCAACCGCCACTACCCCAACGCGGGGGACTCCGGCATCCCGGTGGCGAACGCGCGGCGTGTGCTGGCGCTGCACTCCCGGCCCGTCGCGGACCTGGCCATCTACTGCGACATGGGCCTGGGCATCCGCGCGCCCAACCGCGAGCTGGCGCGGCGGACGTTCGTGTTCTTCCACGGCCTCCACGGCCACCCTGCGACGTGGCTGGGCAACCCGCTCATCGACCTGTACGGGGCGCTGTCGCCCTACATGCACGACACCATTGAGTCATTGCTGCTGACCCCGGACTGGTCCGGGCGGCGGTGCCTGGATCCGCGCGCAGCCGCGAACGTGAGCACGATTGTGCCGACGCTGCCGTGCCTGGAGTCCCCCGACGGCGAGGGGCGCCTCCCGGGTGTCGAGCTGCCCCGGACCGTGCAGGAGGCGCTGGATCGCGGCGAGGTGCTGGGCCACGCCATCCAGCCCGGCAAGGCGGACTGGCAGGCCGTCTGCGCCATCCTCCTGGGCCTGCGCGCGCAAGCCCGCGAGCACGGCCATCCCCCCGTGCGGCTGGTGGTGGCCGCCCAGGACTTCGCGATGCTGCAACACGTGCTCCGCTTCGGCTTCCCCTTCCAGGCGCACGCGCTCGCCCAGGCACTTCAGGCCGCGGACGCGACGCTGGAGGACCTGCTGCTGCCCGTCCCGCACCTGAGCCAACCCGCCCTCTTCCGCCTCGTCCGCGAGGCCCGCTTCGGGCTCTCCTACAACGTCACCCCGGAGCCCTTCGGGATGTACGTGCTGGAGTCCGTGCTCAACGGCTGTCCCGTCTACACCAACGGCGCGGGCAACAACCGCCACGCGCTCCCGCCGGGCCACGGCATCCTCGTCCACGAGACCGAGGCGATGGCCGCTGGCGCCCCGGACGCCTACGCCTCCCTGGCGGCTCGCATCTTCCAGGACGTGCTCGCGCCAGCGCCGCTGCGTGAGGCCTGCCAGCGAGGCTCCGCGCTCATCCGCCGCACCTTCACTCGCGCCGCCTTCTCCTCCAGCTTCCGCGCCTGCCTCTCCCGGCTGGAGTCGGACGCCGCGCGGCCTGACTGGGCGTTCGAGGACCTGGTCGTGCGGCTGAGCCCCACCGTGCGTCGGCTCGACGCGGCCAGTGGACGCTTCCGGTCCGACTACCGCGATGATCAATTGGGCGGGGAGGAACAGGCGCTGCTGCCACGGGTGCTGGGCAAATCCGCGGGCGACGTCCTGCGCGGAGCCCCCCCGCTCGCGCCGCTGGAGGCGCTCTTCGACAAGGGCGTGCTGTCGCTCGCGACGCCAGAGTCCACCCGCCCACCAGGGTCCACGCCGGGCGCATGGGCCTGGTACCCGCCGGACTCCGCCTTCATGGAGCCCTCCCTCTTGCGCGACCCCGGCCCGCGTTAG
- a CDS encoding glycosyltransferase, producing MSTILFVPLPERGHINPTFKMARALQKRGHRIIYCSLPDTEDFIRAEGFGFECLFQALYPKGFQARSKAQLGTLSGLSKLVFLRDMARRQTQMLEALLQGEFDAIVERTRPDLGVVDILLPEPSLVLHGHRVPAVALSTSIPLRWEPRTPPTSSGLIPDQGLPTLVRNTVDWGRILLDTKLGSLGSWVGLEPDAMKFRRALARKHGYPVSSLDFGGRVTGAHEPLLVPCPREFVEFRGAKPSAGLHYTGPCIDLERQEPDFPWERLDEERPLVVCSLGTMVNQADQARRFHQSVAQAARQRPGWQFVVATNQWTEEVPGGTPDNLVSVKHVPQLRMLRRATAMVTHGGFNSIKECIYFGVPMVVLPVQWDQPGMAARVAHHGLGVRTRIDTLTPDLLVQQLEEIIGGPSYRGALERMQDCFQAAEQDQALAESLEQHMVRA from the coding sequence ATGTCCACCATCCTCTTCGTTCCCCTGCCCGAACGCGGGCACATCAACCCCACGTTCAAGATGGCCCGCGCGCTCCAGAAGCGCGGACACCGGATCATCTACTGCAGCCTCCCTGACACGGAGGACTTCATCCGCGCGGAGGGCTTCGGCTTCGAGTGCCTCTTCCAGGCCCTCTATCCGAAGGGCTTCCAGGCCAGGAGCAAGGCCCAGCTCGGCACGCTGAGCGGCCTGTCCAAGCTGGTGTTCCTGCGCGACATGGCCCGCAGGCAGACGCAGATGCTGGAGGCGCTGCTCCAGGGCGAGTTCGACGCGATCGTCGAGCGGACGCGCCCGGACCTCGGAGTCGTCGACATTCTGTTGCCGGAGCCGTCGCTCGTCCTCCACGGCCACCGGGTGCCGGCCGTCGCGCTGAGCACGAGCATCCCCCTGCGCTGGGAGCCGCGGACGCCACCGACCAGCTCGGGGCTCATCCCCGACCAGGGCCTCCCCACGCTCGTGCGGAACACCGTGGACTGGGGGCGCATCCTGCTGGACACGAAGCTGGGCTCGCTGGGCAGTTGGGTGGGCCTGGAGCCGGACGCGATGAAGTTCCGGCGCGCGCTGGCGCGCAAGCATGGCTACCCGGTGTCGAGCCTGGACTTCGGCGGCCGCGTCACCGGCGCGCACGAGCCCCTGCTCGTGCCCTGCCCGCGCGAGTTCGTGGAGTTCCGCGGCGCGAAGCCCTCCGCCGGCCTCCACTACACGGGGCCCTGCATCGACCTGGAGCGGCAGGAGCCGGACTTCCCCTGGGAGCGGCTCGATGAGGAGCGCCCGCTGGTGGTGTGTTCGCTGGGGACGATGGTCAACCAGGCGGATCAGGCCCGCCGCTTCCACCAGTCCGTCGCCCAGGCGGCCCGCCAGCGTCCGGGCTGGCAGTTCGTGGTCGCCACCAACCAGTGGACGGAGGAGGTCCCGGGAGGAACACCGGACAACCTCGTGTCCGTGAAGCACGTGCCCCAGCTGCGGATGCTGCGGCGCGCGACCGCGATGGTGACCCACGGCGGCTTCAACAGCATCAAGGAATGCATCTACTTCGGCGTGCCCATGGTGGTGTTGCCGGTCCAGTGGGATCAACCCGGCATGGCGGCGCGGGTCGCCCACCACGGGCTGGGCGTGCGCACCCGCATCGACACGCTGACGCCGGACCTCCTCGTCCAGCAGTTGGAGGAGATCATCGGCGGGCCCTCGTATCGCGGCGCCCTGGAGCGGATGCAGGACTGCTTCCAGGCCGCCGAACAGGACCAGGCACTGGCCGAGTCCCTCGAGCAGCACATGGTCCGGGCGTGA